The Penaeus vannamei isolate JL-2024 chromosome 15, ASM4276789v1, whole genome shotgun sequence genomic interval CAACTACTCAACATAATGTTTAGTTTCTTAAATATCCTTTGCTTAAACAGTGATACATGAAAGTGAATAAACCTACACTGAATGGTTTATATTCTTGTAACCTGCCAATCCATCAAAATTCACAGTGAGCAACAGTTCACattcatgaacatatatatatatatatatttatacctaacaaacaatataataattattctactACACTATGGCAAAGGCATATCACTAAAGAATGGAACTTATGTCTCATATATGATACTCATACTTGTAGGAAGCTCTACACGATACAATAAATAAGATGTTTATATAACATTCTTTGACCTATTCTAAACATCTAACTTTGGTTCAAACACACAACCATAAAACAAATGAATGTTCAATACAGTCTACAACACAACACCATCCTtcataatttataaaaaaaaaggaacatttcaTGGGCTGCTGGTATTGTTTCAAGTCTTTCTATGCACAGAGAGCCCTTGTTCACAATAAAAGTTCAGGAAAATGTCTCCCTTTACACTGCTTTGTTTATCTTACTAAATGtaatgattttcttcttttttgacacACAAATAACAAATCATGTTAGGCACTACTTGTATATCAGATTTAAAAAGGTATGTGTATAATTACAGGTACTTATTAATGGAACATCAAACCTTGATTTAAATCATTATGCAGCTTACATTGCAAGCTACTGTaccttttaaaaattattatgttTCATGTCTCTATGCAAGCATGGTCATTTCCTAATAACATATCCACAAATGTTAGATGCTTAAAGCTAATCTAACATACTGAACTACTTATTAATAACAACTTGATCTTACTTACTATAAAGCAACTTGCCTTTGTTGTAAAATCATATCTAAAATCTTGATTATTAGTCTATAAATAAGATATGAAACGTTAAATATACCCAAATCATGAGTATATCTAAAAGTAACAAAGACTATCTGTGCACGtaaagaacaaacataaacataaactgtAACATGGAAGAACAATAAATGGCAGCCCAAACAACTTTGTAGCAGCAATTATACAGAGAATTAGTTTGCCAATATTACATGACAACATTCTCATTACTGTACACATTTCCCAAGGACCCATGAGGTAAACCAGCATTTGGGAAACAAATTTTAGTAAACCTAAGATGAACCATGTTCATTGCAATAGATGTAGAAAGGGTGAAAAGCATCTCTTGCACtgcaaagatattcattctcattcatacctttatcaATTTCAGTAAATCCTTCATGTAAACAAATGGCAagaatatgattatgtatgtaaaaatgaCAACTGAAATCTAAGTAAAGCAAGACTGACTGTTGACGCGAAGTtcgtatttctatttctatctaagTTCTACAGATGGAATTTCATGACACTGAGTCCGTCATATAGGACTTTCTTATCTTCAGCTTAAAAAGACGAtaccataatcattaataattctGGAAATCACTATTTCTAGATTACCCCTAAACGATTAAGAAGCACTTGTCATAGTAGTGTACAGAAGAAACTGATAAATGAATCACCAACTTTTCTAGAATGTACATTATACAGCTAGATTTATCTTTTACACAAAGTTTGTCTATCATAGCAGAACCAGCTCTTAATGCTAGATCAATCTTTATTCGATACAAATGtagcaaatatatacgtatatgttacaAAGACATCCACATATTTGTCTAACTGTGGTGTATCAAATATTTCAGTCATATACAAAATTAAATATCTATCAATTTCACTTCCAAATATCTTGAAGCAGTTTCTAAAGGACTGCACACCATAGTACAATAAAGTTAACTATACTAAAGGCATTTTTCATAAAAGATCTTTGATCTGGTTATTACTGTCAAGGCAGAACAAATCAATTGCATTTTGAAGTCTCAAAATACTTCTTACTCTTAAATTTCAGCAAAATCTGAAGGATGATCATTTTCAGCAATATTTCTGTCTCAATTTActgaaatatacatgtacatatatttatacaaatagtTGAACCTTGTTTAATGCTTTTACTTAAATAAGGCATGTTATATTTTCAGATGAAATTGTAAACTAATTATGTATTGAATTTAGATGTTGTCCCAACAAATGTAAGTGCTTTCTTATTGCAGAAAAAGCAAATAAGGAGACAACTTGATTTTGTTTTAGTAAAAATTATAGTTTTCAAGATACTAACCCGTGTTAAACAAGGTTcgactgtatatataaacatacacacagtcaaATTTAGCACAGATCTTTCAACTTAAAGAAACATTTCCGTAAAACCATACATCATTGTACAAATCAAATAATGCCATTAGAAATCTCATCTTTAAAATGAAAAACACAGAAGacaaatataaaaggaaatgcaaagtcactattatacatacacatgcacacatacattaagATATTtatgggaaaaagaaagaaagaaagaggaaaagtcaAACTTACTTTAATCAGTGAAAGGAATTAATGCCTTTTATAATCTTTTCAGTAAATGTTCTTCTTTTCAGTAAATGTTCTACCTTTCAGTATATCAATCTCTCTAATTCTGAATTCACCAATCACATTCATAGGGAGACATCTATTTCAAGTGAGCACATTATTACTGTATATAGTTGCATAGAGAAAGTTGTAGTGGTAAGAAAATATTAGATTCTCTTCAATATCAGTCACTTTTCAAATTAACTACATTTTTCAAAACATCTCCAGGCCTTGCACTGAATCAGAGTCAATAAATGCACAGCTGTATTTCCTACTCAGATACTATTCAAACACTCTATGACCAAATTTGCAAgcacaaaaaagtagaaaataaaataaaaaataaaatgaaaataaattaagaaatggTAAAGAAGGTCAAGTGCATAAAAGGCATATGGCTTTTATAAATAAATGCACCAGCATGAGATCTGTTTCTTTAACTGATTGTACTAGAAAGATAATATCACCTCTTATGAACACCTCACAGAGATAAAAATAAGTAGTTCATAGAACAaaccagaaacaaaaaaataagcacATTAACTATCACCTGAAAGCaagatgaacataataataatgtgcAAAGACCATTATAGTCATGTGTCAAataacatatgtatgtgagtaatACTAACTTGTATACCAGCGAACAGAGAGCATCCCATTATTACACAACCACTAAGGAACTGAGTTATGAAACAGATATTAGGAACCAAGCTTTAGGTAGACTAGATTGAAAGAATATTGTGAATGCATTTTGTGTATTGAAATATCATAATGAATTAAAGCATACATTTCAAATGGTGAATGACCAGGTAGCATTCATGTAAAACAAAATATGATGAAAGAATTAAAGTTCACCTGGTATTATCTTAATATGGGTGTCATTTTAAGTATGAAACAGCACACTCTACTAACGCCAAGGTCGAACTGTCTGACCATCTCTACTCTTCAGCTGCGATCTGGCAGTCTGACGCCCAGTGTTGATTGTTGAGGGTGTGGTGGTCATTGCAGGATCAGTAGGAGCTACGTAGTTTGGGATCCTTGAAGCTGCCTCCCACCAGTCTGATGCATCAGCCATGCTCAGAGGTGGAATGACTGTAACTGACACCTGTTGCGCTATCTCCTTTGCAGCGTCCTGAGTAAGAATACGCGAGGTGTCATCTGTGACTAGGGGAAAACCAAATTTATCTTTGGCTATGCGAAGACCTCCACTTAGCATGAAGATATTGCTATAACCACGATGTTGTAGTGTGGCAGCAACCTCAGGTGCCACATCTTCAGCATCATcatatacaacaataataaattctGAATGGTTTTTGTACATTAGGAGCTCTGGACATTCCCAACCAACAGCTCTGGACATGCGGGATGCAGGATGATTTACAGAAGTTACTAAATGTGACTCTTGATAATCTTGAGAAGGACGAATGTCTATGATCACATATGGGCACTCTGGTGGCTTAGGTCTCCCTTCCATctgaaaaaaggtgaaagaggaggaaaatattaggaatatatatatatatatatatatatatatatatatatatatatatatatatatatatatgtatatatatatatatatcatatatatatatgtaaaccctGCGCACTCCAACAATTCATTTTATAGGCTATTTCTCAAGATATAGTACCTATATTAAGcattcctttgaaaaaaaaaaaataataataataataataataataataaaaaaaaaataaaaaagaattctcAATCTAAGGTTCTTCCTGATGtaatgagtgaaaaaaaaaaaaaaaaaaatgcatgaaatgggggggggggggggatctgactGACAACAAACATTTAAATCACATCTTAAATCATTACCTCAAGTTCTGTCATTTTATGAAGAACATTTTCCACTTCATCTCTGTATTTTAAGGGTACCTCTGCTGTTTCTTGCTCCTTTTCTATATTCTGGTTATCAC includes:
- the LOC113821326 gene encoding centrosomal protein of 41 kDa, giving the protein MHSRKFVVSNTGTVNTLKKYSISDREILNKRIKTNPRYSGVRPRTNTGFNTQRRQELELEIRKYYKVRNDEVYRRISLADLLQLMLAHAEDVEAAECDNQNIEKEQETAEVPLKYRDEVENVLHKMTELEMEGRPKPPECPYVIIDIRPSQDYQESHLVTSVNHPASRMSRAVGWECPELLMYKNHSEFIIVVYDDAEDVAPEVAATLQHRGYSNIFMLSGGLRIAKDKFGFPLVTDDTSRILTQDAAKEIAQQVSVTVIPPLSMADASDWWEAASRIPNYVAPTDPAMTTTPSTINTGRQTARSQLKSRDGQTVRPWR